One Gemmatimonadaceae bacterium DNA segment encodes these proteins:
- the nuoH gene encoding NADH-quinone oxidoreductase subunit NuoH yields MTPIEDNSTAFAIASAIKVLAFFGVYLVTVALLTLAERKISAWIQDRHGPNRAGPGGLLQPVADGVKNFMKEELSPGAGNSIIFTLAPAIAFCTAMVSWAVIPFASPLPTPWGVVSLAIADLQVGFVFTLAIASLGVFGITLAGWSSNNKYSLLGGLRSSAQMISYEISMGLSIIPVLLLAGNVTMDSIVRQQANGGWNVLNLSVAFLTFLISAFAETNRLPFDLPEAESELVAGYHTEYSSMRFSMFFIAEFANMVTTSGLMATLFFGGWDIPFTSWDNTGDPSLLKTLLTLGSFATKAGFFLFFYMWIRWTLPRFRYDQLMSLGWRFLLPLALGYIVLIASVLLGLQSAGIRPGALQTGILLVLNVVVLVAVFVLFDRGRLLSPTTAKMTATEMLRLRMLDRAGSTLSADMRPEPGTGD; encoded by the coding sequence ATGACACCGATCGAGGACAACAGCACCGCATTCGCCATCGCGTCGGCGATCAAGGTGCTCGCGTTCTTCGGGGTGTACCTCGTGACCGTGGCGCTGCTGACCCTCGCCGAGCGCAAGATCAGCGCGTGGATCCAGGATCGTCACGGCCCCAACCGGGCCGGCCCGGGTGGCCTGCTGCAGCCGGTGGCCGACGGGGTGAAGAACTTCATGAAGGAGGAGCTGTCGCCGGGTGCCGGCAACAGCATCATCTTCACGCTCGCACCGGCGATCGCATTCTGCACCGCGATGGTGAGCTGGGCGGTGATTCCCTTCGCCTCGCCGCTGCCGACGCCGTGGGGGGTCGTCTCGCTCGCGATCGCCGACCTCCAGGTGGGGTTCGTGTTCACGCTCGCGATCGCCTCGCTCGGTGTGTTCGGGATCACCCTCGCGGGGTGGTCGTCCAACAACAAGTACTCGTTGCTCGGTGGCCTCCGCTCCAGCGCCCAGATGATCTCGTACGAGATCTCGATGGGGCTCTCGATCATCCCGGTGCTGCTGCTGGCCGGCAACGTGACGATGGACTCGATCGTGCGCCAGCAGGCGAACGGCGGCTGGAACGTGCTCAACCTCTCGGTGGCCTTCCTCACCTTCCTGATCTCCGCCTTCGCCGAGACGAACCGCCTGCCGTTCGACCTCCCGGAGGCCGAGAGTGAGCTGGTGGCCGGCTATCACACCGAGTACAGCTCGATGCGGTTCTCGATGTTCTTCATCGCGGAGTTCGCGAACATGGTCACGACCAGCGGCCTGATGGCGACGCTCTTCTTCGGTGGCTGGGACATCCCGTTCACGTCGTGGGACAACACCGGCGACCCGTCGCTGCTGAAGACCCTCCTCACGCTCGGGTCGTTCGCGACCAAGGCCGGCTTCTTCCTGTTCTTCTACATGTGGATCCGCTGGACGTTGCCGCGCTTCCGCTACGACCAGCTGATGTCGCTGGGCTGGCGGTTCCTGCTGCCGCTGGCCCTCGGCTACATCGTGCTGATCGCCTCCGTGCTGCTCGGGCTGCAATCGGCGGGCATCCGGCCGGGCGCCCTGCAGACGGGGATCCTGCTGGTGCTGAACGTGGTGGTGCTGGTGGCGGTGTTCGTGCTGTTCGACCGCGGTCGCCTGCTCAGCCCGACCACCGCCAAGATGACCGCCACCGAGATGCTGCGGCTGCGCATGCTCGACCGCGCCGGCTCGACGCTGTCGGCGGACATGCGGCCGGAACCCGGGACGGGGGACTGA
- a CDS encoding NADH-quinone oxidoreductase subunit I, with protein MSYVRATLSGLAHTFRHLVDPHKVTTQYPEETEALSRRWRGTHRMLTTEDGRAKCVGCGLCPTVCPANCIKLVPGEDEQGNRFPLVFEIDEFRCIFCGYCQEVCPEEAIHVGRHYENAEYTRDGFVYDLERLTAQTHPVSELWDPADPAGE; from the coding sequence GTGAGCTACGTGCGCGCGACGCTCTCCGGCCTGGCGCACACCTTCCGGCACCTCGTCGACCCGCACAAGGTCACGACGCAGTACCCGGAGGAGACCGAGGCGCTCTCGCGACGCTGGCGGGGCACGCATCGCATGCTCACGACCGAGGACGGTCGCGCGAAGTGCGTCGGGTGCGGGCTCTGCCCGACCGTCTGCCCGGCCAACTGCATCAAGCTCGTGCCCGGCGAGGACGAGCAGGGCAACCGGTTCCCGCTGGTGTTCGAGATCGACGAGTTCCGCTGCATCTTCTGCGGCTACTGCCAGGAGGTGTGTCCCGAGGAGGCGATCCATGTGGGTCGCCACTACGAGAACGCGGAATACACGCGTGACGGCTTCGTGTACGACCTCGAGCGGCTGACGGCGCAGACGCACCCGGTGAGCGAGTTGTGGGACCCCGCAGACCCGGCAGGGGAATGA
- a CDS encoding NADH-quinone oxidoreductase subunit J, giving the protein MMGTFYTFHFWFFSAMAVVAALFMVTRRNPVVAALWLVNVMFALAALYVMLGAHFLGAAQVLVYAGAIMVVFVFVVMLLNLGEGDPREARGMAAAVGASAISGALAAELLYVVRATGVPTGPLQAVDADALAAIADSLFTENLVAFEVTSVLLLVAVVGAVVLAKRGRIAPEVRP; this is encoded by the coding sequence ATGATGGGCACGTTCTACACCTTCCATTTCTGGTTCTTCTCGGCGATGGCCGTGGTCGCGGCGCTCTTCATGGTGACGCGCCGGAACCCGGTCGTGGCGGCGCTCTGGCTGGTCAACGTGATGTTCGCGCTCGCCGCGCTGTACGTGATGCTGGGCGCCCACTTCCTCGGCGCAGCGCAGGTGCTCGTCTACGCCGGCGCGATCATGGTGGTCTTCGTCTTCGTGGTCATGCTGCTCAACCTCGGCGAGGGTGACCCGCGGGAGGCACGCGGCATGGCGGCGGCGGTGGGCGCGTCCGCGATCAGCGGTGCGCTGGCTGCGGAGCTGCTGTACGTGGTGCGGGCGACCGGCGTGCCCACCGGCCCCCTGCAGGCCGTCGACGCGGACGCGCTGGCCGCCATCGCCGACTCGCTCTTCACCGAGAACCTCGTCGCGTTCGAGGTGACCTCGGTCCTGCTGCTGGTGGCGGTGGTCGGCGCGGTCGTGCTGGCCAAGCGCGGCCGCATCGCCCCGGAGGTGCGCCCATGA
- the nuoL gene encoding NADH-quinone oxidoreductase subunit L: MSTSIASQLVWLIPALPFTGFAVNGLLSLLPAWRGGGGPDVPAGRRTLVSLVGVGVMLAALGLTAALLPAVADTPGIVSSSLGEWMAAGSLHVNWELRVDRLSLLMMFVITGVGSLIHIYSIGYMADDAGFARYFAYLNLFVGFMLILVMGASLPVLFIGWEGVGLASYLLIGFWFGDLANVVAGKKAFVVNRIGDFGLLVAMFLLFTNIGSLDFSVITEQHAVLSTSLATAICLFMFLGCAGKSAQLPLYVWLPDAMAGPTPVSALIHAATMVTAGIYLIVRNAALFSAAPVACLVIVLVGALTALWAATVGLKQWDIKKVLAYSTVSQLGYMFVAVGAGAYTAGMFHLVTHAFFKALLFLGAGAVIHAMHHALHATHRHDDPQDLRNMGGLMQRMPATGTLMWIATLAIAGIPPLAGFFSKDAILAAVAERAIESPLAESSLGPVPGAVVLWFAYGVALVTAFLTAVYMTRLMRYAFHGTFRSGEDVAAAVHDSPWLLRGPLVVLGALTLVGGWLQLPDVLPLGRTGLLDAWLAPVSGSSSVLLAGTGRLSHQTEYLLIGIAIAVAVAGIGVAMTVLKPAGLVRKSESPADTGIGLVLANDYYVDTAIERGVVGPTVAAARRIFWRGLDIGVINGALVQGSAQVFRLVSGVASRMQAGFAGSYMWAIAIGAVALLGAFTLRGGQ, from the coding sequence ATGTCCACTTCCATCGCGTCACAACTCGTCTGGCTCATCCCCGCGCTGCCGTTCACCGGCTTCGCGGTGAACGGGCTGCTCTCGCTGCTGCCGGCCTGGCGTGGCGGGGGCGGCCCGGACGTGCCGGCCGGCCGCAGGACCCTCGTGAGCCTCGTCGGTGTGGGGGTGATGCTGGCCGCGCTCGGCCTGACGGCGGCGCTGCTGCCGGCGGTGGCCGACACGCCGGGTATCGTCTCGTCCTCGCTCGGCGAGTGGATGGCGGCCGGCTCGCTGCACGTCAACTGGGAGCTGCGGGTCGACCGGCTCAGCCTCCTGATGATGTTCGTCATCACCGGCGTCGGGTCGCTGATCCACATCTACAGCATCGGCTACATGGCCGATGACGCCGGGTTCGCCCGCTACTTCGCGTACCTGAACCTCTTCGTCGGCTTCATGCTCATCCTCGTGATGGGCGCGAGCCTGCCGGTGCTCTTCATCGGCTGGGAGGGCGTGGGCCTGGCCTCGTACCTCCTGATCGGCTTCTGGTTCGGTGACCTCGCCAACGTCGTCGCGGGCAAGAAGGCGTTCGTCGTCAACCGGATCGGCGACTTCGGCCTGCTGGTGGCGATGTTCCTCCTCTTCACGAACATCGGCTCACTCGACTTCAGCGTCATCACCGAGCAGCACGCCGTGCTCTCGACGTCGCTCGCGACCGCGATCTGCCTGTTCATGTTCCTCGGCTGCGCAGGGAAAAGCGCGCAGCTTCCGCTGTACGTCTGGCTGCCGGACGCGATGGCCGGACCGACGCCGGTCTCGGCGCTCATCCACGCCGCGACGATGGTGACGGCGGGCATCTACCTGATCGTCCGGAACGCCGCGCTGTTCTCGGCCGCGCCGGTGGCCTGCCTCGTGATCGTGCTCGTCGGTGCGCTCACGGCGCTGTGGGCGGCCACCGTCGGCCTGAAGCAGTGGGACATCAAGAAGGTGCTGGCGTATTCGACCGTCTCACAGCTCGGCTACATGTTCGTGGCCGTGGGCGCGGGCGCCTACACGGCCGGCATGTTCCACCTGGTGACGCACGCCTTCTTCAAGGCGCTGCTCTTCCTCGGGGCCGGCGCGGTCATCCACGCCATGCACCACGCCCTGCACGCCACGCATCGCCACGACGACCCGCAGGACCTGCGCAACATGGGTGGCCTGATGCAGCGCATGCCGGCCACCGGCACCCTGATGTGGATCGCGACACTCGCCATCGCCGGGATCCCGCCCCTCGCCGGATTCTTCTCGAAGGATGCCATCCTCGCGGCTGTGGCGGAGCGTGCGATCGAGTCCCCCCTGGCCGAGTCATCGCTCGGGCCGGTGCCCGGTGCCGTCGTCCTCTGGTTTGCGTACGGCGTGGCGCTCGTGACCGCATTCCTCACCGCCGTCTACATGACGCGCCTGATGCGCTATGCCTTCCACGGCACCTTCCGTTCCGGTGAGGATGTCGCGGCGGCGGTGCATGACTCACCCTGGCTGCTCCGTGGGCCGCTGGTCGTGCTGGGCGCGCTGACGCTGGTGGGCGGCTGGCTCCAGCTGCCCGACGTGCTGCCGCTCGGGCGCACCGGGCTGCTCGACGCCTGGCTCGCCCCGGTGTCCGGCTCGTCGTCGGTGCTGCTCGCCGGCACCGGCCGCCTGTCGCACCAGACCGAGTACCTGCTCATCGGCATCGCCATCGCGGTGGCGGTGGCCGGCATCGGCGTGGCCATGACCGTGCTCAAGCCGGCGGGACTCGTGCGAAAGTCGGAGTCGCCAGCCGACACCGGCATCGGGCTCGTGCTGGCCAACGATTACTACGTGGACACCGCGATCGAGCGCGGCGTGGTCGGCCCGACGGTCGCGGCCGCGCGCCGCATCTTCTGGCGCGGCCTCGACATCGGGGTCATCAACGGCGCACTGGTGCAGGGCAGCGCCCAGGTCTTCCGGCTCGTCTCCGGCGTCGCCTCGCGCATGCAGGCGGGCTTCGCTGGCAGCTACATGTGGGCGATCGCGATCGGGGCCGTCGCACTGCTCGGCGCCTTCACGCTGCGGGGCGGCCAGTGA
- the nuoK gene encoding NADH-quinone oxidoreductase subunit NuoK: MIREALFVSALLFSIGVLGVLTRRNALILFMCVELMLNAVNLSFIALSRLHGVSGQVFVLFVMTVAAAEAAVGLAIVISVFRHYRTVDLGRIRLLRG; encoded by the coding sequence ATGATCCGTGAGGCCCTGTTCGTCTCGGCGCTCCTGTTCAGCATCGGCGTGCTCGGCGTGCTCACCCGCCGCAACGCGCTGATCCTCTTCATGTGCGTCGAGCTGATGCTCAACGCGGTGAACCTGTCGTTCATCGCGCTCTCCCGCCTGCATGGCGTCTCCGGCCAGGTTTTCGTGCTGTTCGTGATGACCGTTGCCGCGGCCGAGGCCGCAGTCGGCCTGGCGATCGTGATCAGCGTGTTCCGGCATTATCGCACGGTCGATCTCGGCCGCATTCGGCTGCTCAGAGGGTAG